GTTTGATTGGCGAAGACGAGTATTGTATAGTAAACAAGTCGAGAGAGTATTTGGGTTGAATCcagaacaagagagaaagatagattATGACAGAAAGTCCTTGCTTTACTCAGAACATCGGGCACATGATCATACAAGCACCCGCAGAGAACGCTATCTATAGTTTTTCAGGAGTTGttatagtttgtttttttttttgctacgagtgggttttccattttagtAATATGCATTACGAAAAGCAGAAGGATGGGCTACAGTAATAATACTGATTTAGCTGTTGCTTGTGAACACTTGTCGCCCCGTTACACACCCGACTGCTACATGCCTTCTTAGATGGATATACTATTTAGTTACCCCCGTTTTGTGACCTGCTTTCTTCCTCTAATCACTCGATCATTTGCTGATTAGCTTAACTATAGACGGTAAAATCTGCGTAATATAACTATATAGGCTGGAAACAACATCAAATGAATACAGTGAATACGATGAAGATGGACAATCAATAAAGTACTCTTCTCGGCCGTGAGTTTTAGCAGCACCGatcttgtttctttttttggttgcaCTTCCTTCGCTGCACTCTTCCTTCATGTTGTTCGCCATACCGTGTGCTGTTTTCATGCTTCATCATTCGattatgtgtgtttgtttttttttcgttttgctttgcttcgattaattTTCCTATCTGAGAATGTAAATATTCAATAATATAAGTTCTATTTTAGACTATTATTATTCAATAGTTATTACTTTTACTTTCCATAGTCTCCTTCGCCATATCCTTTAAATCCAATAAACGGTAGTTAGTAGTAAtagttttgctgttttcttttcggtttgttttcgcATCATGGATGATGTGAGCTATAAATATAATTACTTACTTCCTTGTACACCGTAATAAAGTATTCGCTATTTTCGCCCACCATCACTCGCGTCTTTGTTCTTACGGCATCTGCCTTTGcagattttcatttcgtttcctcCTCGgttttgtctgtgtgtataGATATATAAATATCAGCGACCTTTTCTCGTGAATTGAGATTTCAGAAGCGAGCGTTTATTTCTTGATTTTGTTTCGCATACTACTTCTGTATGATAGTAAGTAGTTTTTGCATCCGATGCTCGGATGGGAACAGATATTACTCACCACACATAACAGAGACACCTCTGTTATACGGTAACGAAAACTCGTTTAGCATATTTCGGAGCTCCATTTCGGGAAATGTTTCGGTCTGCTTTGGCTAGAGCTAGAGAGCTACTATTCCTGCCCGTTTTTCGTATCGACTAGCACAACCACTATATATTAATCTGCTATTGTGCACTGTCCAGGCTTACCTCAAAAAGGCTAGCGCAAAACACTAAGGAATCATACGGATCGGtttctcgttcttcttctaAGCGCTAGAGACAGAAATCGTTATGTATAGATGGACTAGAGATTCTGTGTAAGAGTACTGGAGAAAACAATGTAGCGTCAAAGACCGCAAGAATCGTTCGTTTCAAACCACTCCTCGCCGATGTTAGCCGCCAGAAGAGGCTGCCAGTTGAAGTAAATATGCTGAAAAGGAATGGAAGTCCGACAGTCTCCATGCGCAGGATGTAGTGTAGCGAAATTATCTTCACGGAAACCAAATCTGTGCTAACCAGTATTTTTGATCGAACGCTATGCATTACTACGACTGGCAATGGTCCCAATATTTGCGTTCAATTTCTACGCAACAATAAAGGGTTTATGGTACGCGGGAGGATAGAGAACGGAGTGCAGTAGTTATTACAGGATGCATTTAAACGCATCGCAGAGCCATCGCCAGAGTCACACGCACAGCAATACCAACAATCAGAAATTTAGATATTCTGTTTACCAACACGAGGTCCTTCCAAAACTAAGAAATCCTGCCCTGCAACAGCTATTAATTATAAAGAGGAGAAATAATAACACatgaagaaaataaatcaacgcaaataaactaaaattggttttaaaaggtttttctttgttttttcttcaactTTTTTCAGCTTACACCATATCCCGTGCgagcaattttcatttccccgTCACTCGCAAACCCCTCGGGTACACAGGAACAGAAATGTAATCAAACtaaaaagtaaattaattGAAGTAAAGCAGAAACTAAGAGAACGCATCACTCCCCGACCCACTAACCGAATAGAACTGAAAACGTGCGTGCTACGAAAACGGTAAATtctgtgttttgtttctttttccacaTTATGCTTATTTGGCTCCTGATAAGGATAAACAAATAACTGCTGCCTAGGATAATTTACTAGCATTCATTTCTAATGCTCCATATCATAAACATAGCACAAAGCAATTCATATATATTTATCTAAAATAACCGATAATAAATAGTTCTTTTAACTCAAGCGACGTAAAACTTTTTTTATCATTGAAGAACTAACGAAACAAAAGCCCACTATGAAGAAAAATAATGgacttttttcgatttctcttAACATTTCGAGGAATCTGCGGATTCATCCTTgatcaaaaaaagaaagataaaaCATGTTACTAGAAAAGAAAGTGAATAAAAAAGTATCGATACTCATAGCGGTATCGAGTTGATACGaataacaaagaaaacacGCTAGGGCACGAAACTGAAAGCCAAACACTCGAAACTGCCGCCGAGCTAGAAACCAAATCTAAACCTTTTAAATTGAACTAAACCTTTTAAATTGATAAAGAGAAACCCGACGACCACACGCCATCGCAGCACGTAATATACGAAACAAACATCGAACACAAACCCTTACACTTTGCGTGCCGCAACACAAGAAATAGGAGCTTTTAAACTAACATAACAATTAAACGTTATCGTGATCCGTGAGTCCACGGACAGGATTCGAGAAAGTGGATAAAGGATGATAGTTGATGTTATATTAGACGCTTTAGGCCCCCGAAAGCATATTAGATAATCTAGGAAATTGTTTCAAGCGTACCATTGATATTACCTAATAAACTGCAAGATGTTTGCATCTTTTACGTTCCATATTCCTAAATCTTTTGCCTCCGCTAGATCAATTTCCTAGTCGTATCTTTCAACTCGCTATTCCGCACATTGGAGTTACGTCTTACCTCATCTTCACTACCTTTTCCCTGGTTCGTAcgcttctccttttcttccctAGTGTGTAAAACGTTCGTGTAAAATTCTTCTAAAAATGTGATTTTCCTCTCCCATTGTACTCCATCACGCGATGTTCCTTATTTGCTTTGTTTCCCTTCATTCGACTGctcaagccagccagcacttgTGTTGGTGTTCAACGCATGCCCGATGTTGTGAAAACGGCGTCATGTATGCATCCATTTACCATGTAAAACACAGCCAATATTTTCGTTCCGATGGCAACCCGaaacgagatgatgatggataaCATACGGTGTGACAGGGAGTTCGCACCCTTGGTGCCAGAAAACATCACGGAAAGATTAACCGGTTCCCTACCGTTCATTTCCCAGCGAGGGGGCAGCCTGACTAAATGGCCGTCGACTTTAGGGCGGGTGGGAAGAGTTAGTAGCTATTATTGCACGATTTTGTGATTacgtgtgtctctgtgtttACTGGTTACCGAAACACAAAGCCCTTCGCACACCATATTCTGCGTGTTCTAaactccttctttctttttcctgattatctcTGGTGGCATGTGtagatagatagagaaagGAACACGAAGTGGaaagcaaaatcaaaacaaccgCTCCTTGCCAATAAAAGCCATGGAACGTGAAATTATGGAATTACTCTGTGTAGCTTTTTCTCTCATCCTAGCGCTGCTGGCTTCCGTGTTCGCGTATGTTCAAGCCACTGTACGTTGGCGATCGTTGGCGTGATCACTCTCGACAGGAAGATAGTTTTCCTAATGTGACTGTTTCTTGTTCCTCTTTTGctgttcctttttggtttgtggCTCTGTACTCTTGCGTATCCTCCGCATACGAACAAAATGACTTGATTGAAGAATGAAGATAAAATAGGTGAAACAGCTTCTCGACACGTTGGCTTCCGTAGATTATCGTTTCGAGCGTCTCATTCCCAACTCGCTGAGTTCGTTCAACCaactgctgccaccgttgaCACTGCcgctcccaccaccaccaccaccaccagtgcccCGCTGATCACGACGACCACCGTCTATCTTTCGTCGAGCTGGCTCACCATTGTTGCGCTGCGTCAACATAATGGAAAGCTGGGCCAGACGGTGAGCGGCAAGCAGCAGGTCCGGTGGTGCGTTCGGTTGATTTTACGCATTTTTCGATTTGTTCGTCTTGAAGCTGACCTGCAGCACGCGATTGCCGAGCGTGTAGCCGTTCAGGGATTGGATCGCGACAACGGCCTCATCGTAGTTGGTCATTGTCACGAAGCCGAATCCTTTGCACTTGTTTGTCTGCAAATCCTTAATGACCTGAGTAAattaaaagaagaaacgaaacgattagTTAATCGGATAGTAAACTAATATACTCTCCATTGATGTATAGATGTTCAACTAAAATCTTCAACACTTTAGCATCTTCTTACAAGCCATCATTTATCTTCACCCGAAAGTAACCTCGTTGCCACTAAGTTCCGCTCCGGAAACGAGTTTCTTCTGAACTGCAATGCAGTTGCAGCGAATCTATCAACGCATCTACAGCAGCACACTCCACCCTACCTTAACGGATTGGACGGCACCGAATGGACCGAACAGCTGCCACAGGAcgttttcttccgtttccgggGCGAGGTTGTAGACAAAAATGCACCAACCGGACCCGTTCGCGATGGCGTTTGTAGGAATCATCGAGTTCGCTAGTAGATCGCCAGCCAGTGGCGAGTATCGATAGTTTGGAATGGCACTGCTGCAATGTGTGTAAGCGACAGCGAACCATGATGATGGATCGGCCGAAGCAAAGAcgaaaacagggaaaaaaaatcaaaatgtcAGTAAGCATCTTGCTGACGACGGATCTATGGGCGACCTACCTAAATCTTCCGGTCGGATGATGCATCGGTCCGGGGAAACGGCGGGCAGCTTGAGGACCGAGATAGGCCGCCAGCGGCGGTACAGTTTTCGTGCTGCTTGGATTGTTAGCAAACTTGACCGTGATCGGTTCGGTGGAGCCCTTCGGGACTGTACCGTTTAGCTCCTTGATTGCTTTTTCCGCTTCCATGCGCTGATCGAAACGAATGAAGCCCACTCCTTTGGAAAGA
The sequence above is a segment of the Anopheles darlingi chromosome 2, idAnoDarlMG_H_01, whole genome shotgun sequence genome. Coding sequences within it:
- the LOC125950829 gene encoding ELAV-like protein 4 isoform X1; translation: MMTNGIADAQQNGGGQEDSKTNLIVNYLPQQMTQEEIRSLFSSIGEVESCKLIRDKVTGQSLGYGFVNYQRAEDASKAINTLNGLRLQNKQIKVSFARPSSEAIKGANLYVSGLPKNMLQADLEALFSPFGRIITSRILCDNITARQYSSPTGENGNGLSKGVGFIRFDQRMEAEKAIKELNGTVPKGSTEPITVKFANNPSSTKTVPPLAAYLGPQAARRFPGPMHHPTGRFSSAIPNYRYSPLAGDLLANSMIPTNAIANGSGWCIFVYNLAPETEENVLWQLFGPFGAVQSVKVIKDLQTNKCKGFGFVTMTNYDEAVVAIQSLNGYTLGNRVLQVSFKTNKSKNA
- the LOC125950829 gene encoding ELAV-like protein 3 isoform X2; translated protein: MMTNGIADAQQNGGGQEDSKTNLIVNYLPQQMTQEEIRSLFSSIGEVESCKLIRDKVTGQSLGYGFVNYQRAEDASKAINTLNGLRLQNKQIKVSFARPSSEAIKGANLYVSGLPKNMLQADLEALFSPFGRIITSRILCDNITGLSKGVGFIRFDQRMEAEKAIKELNGTVPKGSTEPITVKFANNPSSTKTVPPLAAYLGPQAARRFPGPMHHPTGRFSSAIPNYRYSPLAGDLLANSMIPTNAIANGSGWCIFVYNLAPETEENVLWQLFGPFGAVQSVKVIKDLQTNKCKGFGFVTMTNYDEAVVAIQSLNGYTLGNRVLQVSFKTNKSKNA